The DNA sequence gaccgctggctacgtcccttcagtcttcaagagagcgagagttgcaccccttctgaaaaaacctacactcgatccctccgatgtcaacaactacagaccagtatcccttctttcttttctctccaaaactcttgaacgtgccgtccttggccagctctcccgctatctctctcagaatgaccttcttgatccaaatcagtcaggtttcaagactagtcattcaactgagactgctcttctctgtatcacggaggcgctccgcactgctaaagctaactctctctcctctgctctcatccttctagacctatcggctgccttcgatactgtgaaccatcagatcctcctctccaccctctccgagttgggcatctccggcgcggcccacgcttggattgcgtcctacctgacaggtcgctcctaccaggtggcgtggcgagaatctgtctcctcaccacgcgctctcaccactggtgtcccccagggctctgttctaggccctctcctattctcgctatacaccaagtcacttggctctgtcataacctcacatggtctctcctatcattgctatgcagacgacacacaattaatcttctcctttcccccttctgatgaccaggtggcgaatcgcatctctgcatgtctggcagacatatcagtgtggatgacggatcaccacctcaagctgaacctcggcaagacggagctgctcttcctcccgggaaggactacccgttccatgatctcgccatcacggttgacaactccattgtgtcctcctcccagagcgctaagaaccttggcgtgatcctggacaacaccctgtcgttctcaactaacatcaaggcggtggcccgttcctgtaggttcatgctctacaacatccgcagagtacgaccctgcctcacacaggaagcggcgcaggtcctaatccaggcacttgtcatctcccgtctggattactacaactcgctgttggctgggctccctgcctgtgccattaaacccctacaactcatccagaacgccgcagcccgtctggtgttcaaccttcccaagttctctcacgtcaccccgctcctccgctctctccactggcttccagttgaagctcgcatccgctacaagaccatggtgcttgcctacggagctgtgaggggaacggcacctcagtacctccaggctctgatcaggccctacacccaaacaagggcactgcgttcatccacctctggcctgctcgcctccctaccactgagaaagtacagttcccgctcagcccagtcaaaactgttcgctgctctggcccccaatggtggaacaaactccctcacgacgccaggacagcggagtcaatcaccaccttccggagacacctgaaaccccacctctttaaggaatacctaggataggataaagtaatccttctcaccccccttaaaggatttagatgcactattgtaaagtggctgttccactggatgtcataaggtgaatgcaccaatttgtaagtcgctctggataagagcgtctgctaaatgacaaatgtaaatgtaaatgtaaatgtaaatatatgattcccaatcagagacaacgatagacagctgcctctgattgggaacccccccacacacacacacacggccaaaaCCAAAGAAATtgaaaacatagactttcccacctgagtcacaccctgacctaaccaaacatagaaaataataaggaactctaaggtcagggtgtgacacaaccTCAATGTTGCTAAGGGAAATTACCCAAAATACCCCAAAAATGTGCAAAATTAACTTGTAAATTTTACACGTTTTTTACCTATACAGTATTCATATTCATAAATCATCTACATAATGATGTTGGAATGttgcctgttttggtgggtggcctGTGTGTCTAGGTCACGGCTGCaataagaggtgtgtgtgtaaaacaCAAGTCTCGCGAGACTACGTAGCCAAAGCGAGACCCATGAAATCAGCGACATTAACTGGGTCATGGCTAGAAGGGTTCCAGGGCTTCAAAATTGCTCAAAAAGCTTCAAATTAAAAGTCCTACGTTTACTTGAACAAGATCACAAATCATAGTATATTTTTCCTGTTTCAAGATACATTCTATTTCTCTGATCCTATCCACTCTCCTTGATGCCATGTTAGGAGGCATTGAGGCATATTGTTGAGTTCTAGTGGTTATTTGTAGTCTGCTCCCAATAAGGGGTCTGAGGATTCAGAAACCAAATAGTTTATGCTCTTGAAACATCTGTGCATTGTTAGATGTGCTGTACATTGTTATAAACAGTTATGTTACACTGTTATTGACTGTTATAGATGCGTATAACATTATACagcacatgtacagtgccttcagaaagtatttcacactccttgactttttccacattttgttgtgcctgaatttaaaattaatAAAATTgagatttttacaaattaattaaaaatgaaaagttggaaagctgaaatgtcttgagtcaataagtattcaacccctttgttatggataGCCAAAATAAGAGGTAAACGTGTTTAATAAGTCACATACTAAGTTGTATGGACTGTGTAACATGattttatctgtaaggtccctcagccgagcagtgaatttcaatcaCACATTCAACAACAAAAAGATCAGAggggttttccaatgcctcgcaaagaagggcacctattggtagatgggtaaaaaatgtaaaaagcagacattgaatatccctttgagcatggtgaagttattaattacactttggatggtgtatcaatacacccagtcactacaaagactaactcagttgccggagaggaaggaaatcactcagggatttcaccatgaggccaatggtctCTTTGTGACCTGCACTTTTGGAGCTCAGAGCTTAAGAATTTTACTGTACCTTGCAATTACATCTGCGACCCattgcatgtgactaataaacaaatcaaatctaactttaaaacagttatttaatggctgtgaaaggagaaaacagaggatggtcaacaacattgtagttacgccACAATTCTAACCTAATTGATAGAGTGAAATGAAGgcagcctgtacagaataaaacatatcacaaaacatacatcctgtttgcaaaaaggcattaaagtaatactttcccccttctgatgaccaggtggcgaatcgcatctctgcatgtctggcagacatatcagtgtggatgacggatcaccacctcaagctgaacctcggcaagactgagctgctcttcctcccggggaaggactgcccattccatgatctcgccatcacggttgacaactccattgtgtcctcctcccagagcgctaagaaccttggtgtgatcctggacaacaccctgtcgttctcaactaacatcaaggcggtggcccgttcctgtaggttcatgctctacaacatccgcagagtacgaccctgcctcacacaggaaacggtgcaggtcctaatccaggcacttgtcatctcccgtctggattactgcaactcgctgttggctgggctccctgcctgtgccattaaacccctacaactcatccagaacgccgcagcccgtctggtgttcaaccttcccaagttctctcacgtcaccccgctcctccgctctctccactggcttccagttgaagctcgcatccgctacaagaccatggtgcttgcctacggagctgtgaggggaacggcacctcagtacctccaggctctgatcaggccctacacccaaacaagggcactgcgttcatccacctctggcctgctcgcctccctaccactgaggaagtacagttcccgctcagcccagtcaaaactgttcgctgctctggcccccaatggtggaacaaactccctcacgacgccaggacagcggagtcaatcaccaccttccggagacacctgaaaccccacctctttaaggaatacctaggataggataagtaatccttctcacccccctttaagatttagatgcactattgtaaagtgactgttccactggatgtcataaggtgaatgcaccaatttgtaagtcgctctggataagagcgtctgctaaatgacttaaatgtaaaatgtaaatgtaatactgcaaaaaatgtggcaaagcaattaacattTTGTCCTGATGTCACGATCGTCGAATGGAGGGGACCAAAGAgcagcgtggtgtgaatacattcttctttattgaaGGAAGAACACAAAGAACACttaaataaaaacaacaaaatgaTAAGACGAACGTGACTGCTATTTAAACACTgtgctaacatgcaacataacatatacagtacaaaaacgcatacatcacccatgtcacaccctgatctaaacaaaataataaagaaaacaaagaatactaaggtcagggcgtgacacctgaatacaaagtgtttggggcaaatccaatacaatacattactgagtactcctctccatattttcaagcatagtggtggctgcatcatgtaatGGGTATAATCATTAAgaaatcattaaggactggggagtttcttttctctccaaaactcttgaacgtgccgtccttggccagctctcccgctatctctctcagaatgaccttcttgatctaaatcagtcaggtttcaagactagtcattcaactgagactgctcttctctgtatcacggaggcgctccgcaccgctaaagctaactctctctcctctgctctcatccttctagacctatcggctgccttcgatactgtgaaccatcagatcctcctctccaccctctccgagttgggcatctccggcgcggcccacgcttggattgcgtcctacctgacaggtcgctcctaccaggtggcgtggcgagaatctgtctcctcaccacgcgctctcaccactggtgtcccccagggctctgttctaggccctctcctattctcgctatacaccaagtcacttggctctgtcataacctcacatggtctctcctatcattgctatgcagacgacacacaattaatcttctcctttcccccttctgatgaccaggtggcgaatcgcatctctgcatgtctggcagacatatcagtgtggatgacggatcaccacctcaagctgaacctcggcaagacggagctgctcttcctcccgggaaggactgcccgttccatgatctcgccatcacggttgacaactccattgtgtcctcctcccagagcgctaagaaccttggcgtgatcctggacaacaccctgtcgttctcaactaacatcaaggcggtggcccgttcctgtaggttcatgctctacaacatccgcagagtacgaccctgcctcacacaggaagcggcgcaggtcctaatccaggcacttgtcatctcccgtctggattactgcaactcgctgttggctgggctgtgccattaaacccctacaactcatccagaacgccgcagcccgtctggtgttcaaccttcccaagttctctcacgtcaccccgctcctctgctctctccactggcttccagttgaagctcgcatccgctacaagaccatggtgcttgcctacggagctgtgaggggaacggcacctcagtacctaataataataataataatatatgccatttagcagacgcttttatccaaagcgacttacagtcatgtgtgcatacattctacgtatgggtggtcccggggatcgaacccactaccctggcgttacaagcgccatgctctaccaactgagctacaggactacctccaggctctgatcaggccctacacccaaacaagggcactgcgttcatccacctctggcctgctcgcctccctaccactgaggaagtacagttcccgctcagcctagtcaaaactgttcgctgctctggctccccaatggtggaacacactccctcacgacgccaggacagcggagtcaatcaccaccttccggagagacctgaaaccccacctctttaaggaatacctaggataggataaagtaatccttctcaccccccttaaaagatttagatgcactattgtaaagtggctgttccactggatgtcataaggtgaatgcaccaatttgtaagtcgctcaaatgttaaatgtaaatgtaaatgagtatTTCAGGATAAAAACAGACGTAATGGAACTAAGAACCGTCTAAGTCATAGTGGAAaagctggttcagtctgctttccaccagacaccgggagattaattcacccttcagcaggacaataaccttaaacacaaggccaaatctacactggagttgcttaccaagacgacagtgaatgttcctgagtgcagttttgacttaaatttgcttgaaaatctatggcaagacctaaaAATGTTTTTCTAGCAGCAATCAACAAGCAAAGCTCTGACTTTCTGCACATTATCACACATCCCTGTGGCTACCAGAcctatattatactgctcagtTTATACACTTGCCCTCCATCCCTCATTCCCAATACACGTGTAAATATTgtactataaattgtgccttcctgtattatacttttGCTAAAatattattatattctactgtcaTTTACTTTATATTTGTATTCTTATATTTTACTATTTCTTATTGTTCTTgtattgtcgagaaggaacctccAAGTAACCATTTTGTTGGACAATGTATACCATGCATATCCTATACATACAACTAATACAACTTTAAACTTGTGATGAGGATCTGTGGTAAGAATGTCAACTTTCGTCAGCGGAGATACTGAAATTGTATGGTGACAACTTCTATACTTTTAACAGTACAGTAGAAAACAGCTGTATAGGGCTGTAAATGAGGAACTACATGTATGTTCAGAATATCCATTTTTGTCACCGGTGACAGTAGATTTTGGCTGAAAAAAAGTATCTTATGCAGTCAATCTCTATAGTATGACACTGGTGTTCTGGGACACGGTAGCACACCCATTGAATCAGGTCAGGGTTACATAGCTGCAGAACTGGGTGGACTGGGGAACAGGGACAGTCAGGAGTCGTCAGGCGAGGTAGAGGCATGTTCctatggctcaggtcctctgggaggggagacaaagagagaaagggagagagagtgaaattaGAAAGAGCATGCCTAAGATCACACggtacaccagataagacagactGACCATAGCCTCCTGGCACACAGGCTATTGCAGCATAGGGGCTGTCGGGGGACACTGTGCCCCATCCAAAGTTACTCTTGGAATGGACCAATTTGAAAATGTTATCTTCAAAGTATGATTAAATCCTGTTCTGTTACGAGTTGACACCTCTGGGCAACAGTGTTGGTATTGTgtggttattgttgttgttttttacaggGGACTATAACAATCAACATCATCATTAtatactgatcaaaaatataaatgcaaaatgcAACAAATTCTCCTCATGGTATTTttgtgcattgaaattgccatcaataaaatgcaattgttttcgttgtccttagcttatgcctacctataccataaccccaccgccaccatgtggCACTCATGACATcaacaaaccgctcgcccacacgacattgacatcaacatcaacaaaccgcttgcccacacgagACCATACACGTtgtttgcggttgtgaggctggttgtacatactgccaaattctctaaaacggcaTTGGCggcggcttatggtaaagaaaatAACctaaaattctctggcaacagctctgttggacattccggcagtcagcatgtcaattgcaccctccctcaaaacttgagacatctatggcattgtattgtgtggcaaactacacattttagagtggccttttatcatcaccagcacaaggtgcacttgtgtaatgatcttGCTGTTTAATGAGattcttgaaatgccacacctgtcaggtggatggattatcttggcaatggagaaaggctcattaacagggatgtaaacaaatgtgtggaCAACATTTTAAAGAAATAACCTTTGTAAAACCTATGTAAAAtgtatgggatcttttatttcaactcatgaaacatgggtccAAGACTTTAACATGTTGCATATAATTTCAGTGTAGTTAAATTGATTTCAAAAATATATTGTTCGTTTTTTCAATAAATGTATGTTTAAGTAACTAAACTATATTTGTTGTGATTTTAATTTAGTAAAAggaggacttttattttgaaaagtaGCCGTATAATCACGTGACCTTAAAGTCGCTTTTTTTTTTCACAATGCTGTGGAGACGGGAGTAGAACAGAGTTGAGTAGGTTGaagacagtaaaaaaaaaaaaaacataacagGTGGTGAGGAATTCAGGGGTTTCCAACATGGCATCATGCGATACCCTGTACATCGAAACGGACGGCTCAGAGATGCCAGCTGAGATAGTGGAACTCCATGAAATCGAAGTGGAGACCATAGAGACAACAGTTGTTGGAGAGGACGACGATGAACAGCCCATGATCGCTTTACAGCCCCTTGACTCCGATGATCCACACTCAATGCATCACCATCATCAGGAGGTAATATTGGTGCAAACACGAGAAGAGGTGGTTGGTGAAGATGATTCGGACATGCACGGAGACGATGATTACGAGGACCAAATTCTTATacctgtcccagtccctgccgccgAAGAGGAATATATCGAACAAACTCTAGTGACTGTCGCCGGGAAGAGTTCGGGGCGAATGAAGAAGGGGGGAAGCGTGAGGAGAAATAAAAAGAGTTACTTGGGTGCACCGGAGGCCAGTGGTAGAAAATGGGAACAGAAACAAGTACAGATAAAGACTTTGGAAGGAGAGTTTTCGGTGACCATGTGGGCATCGGGTAAGTTTAACGTTAGAGTTCTATTGAAAGTGTGTTCTTGCAAATTTGCCAGCTGTGTTCTTGCGTTGTGTGCCCTGTAAACTGGGCCTCGTACGGGCGTTGTTCTCTGGCTAATTTTAGCAGAATTCTTAACTGTTTTTCTAGTCCGAATTGCATGCTGTGtatttgaaatgtttttgtttttatggGAAGCCATGTTTTATGTGTTGATGGGCGCCGCCATGTTCCCCTGGAACAGTATGGCGGACCGGAAAATGGTGTTGATTTGGCCGGGGAAAGATGGCGGCGGTTGGGAGCGAGCGCGCTGTTGCTGGCTCCAGGAGTAGGCCGCTGTGGCGCAGTTCAACACAGGGGCCTCTGTTCGAAACTCGTGAAAAGcgggggagggtggggagggtaGATGTCAGACTGGATATGCTACAGCTAGCCACCGTTCTAACCGCGGCGAAGAGTCGACAAGAATGGAATCTCAATCATTTATATGCGtctttaaaacaaaaaaaaaacaaattgtgCGAAGTCTGCCTTGTTGGCTTTATGAGACCGACTGACCTGAGTGAGAAGATGTCGTTCGATTATTTGACTTTCGTCAGACAGTTCGCTATGGCTAGCTAACTTTAATTCTAGTAACAAATTAATTTGTTCACAAACTTAAAACGGCAGccagttagctagctacgttGATTAGAGTTTTTCCCAAATCCCGATGTTAGTCTGTCTGCATTGTTGCAAGTACAGCTATGGCTATTCACTAAGTCGTGCCATTTAAATGGAACTAAAATGTGCACTTGCAGTTCAACTGTGCAGACCAAATACTGCTTTCAACTGTAAAATATGAGATTATCAAATGCAAATAATATCCGTTTTAACTCTGCTCTTTTGCTCGGACTCAGATGACAAGAAGGAAATTGACCATGACACTATGGTGGAGGAGCATGTCATCGGGGAGAGTTCCCCTCCCGATTACTCAGAGTACATGACAGGGAAGAAGCTCCCGCCTGGAGGCATCCCAGGGATTGACCTGTCAGACCCCAAACAGCTGGCAGAGTTCGCCAGGTGAGCTGGTGACACAAGcacatgttcattaggcacctaaCGGAGGGAAACTGGGAGGGACTTGTCCATTTAGAAACccttgtttttgttttctgttgcaaaacattacctgtttttatttaactaggcaagtcagttaaagaacaaattcttattttcaatgacgcctaggaacagtgggttaactgccttgttcaggggcagtacgacagatttttaccctgtcagttcggggattcgatcttgcaaccttacagttaactagtccaacgctctaaccactaggctacctgacgccccTGTTGCGTGATATAATAAATAAAACCATATGTAGGCTTATGTACTGTTACAACGTTCCCCTCTTGAATTCTCCTCAAGTGTAGTGAATACATGTTTTGACCTATCATGTCTTTTACAGGATGAAGCCACGGAAAATAAAGGAGGACGACTCTCCCAGGACGATAGCCTGCCCCCATAAAGTAAGCATGTTCTACTAGTCTTAAGGACTAGATTCCATCGTTAGCGttgtcaaatccacaagtggtACCTTTGCGTTACCTTATCGCAGACACTGCCATTGGATGCAACAAAACCACACCCTACTTTATGTCAGACAAAATCCCTTGCAGCCATGTACGTTTATGCCACCGCGCTACAAGTTCAAACATTCGAATGCGTGATGTTCTATTGTCTACAGCTTGATTACACTGATAAGATATAGCCCCCCCCCCATATCCAGATTTACATCAAAACATGTATATAAGCATATCGTTATTTCTATCATTGATAGAGCCTAGACTTTCTAGCGCCGGTTTTGAACTTCTAACTTGGTAGGTATAATAGGAAGAGTTGCTTTTGACACGAGCAGACGCTCACCGATTTGTTGGTTTGTGTTTACATGTTGTGTAGCCATTAGCGATGATGCCAATGATAACTTTCTTCTGGTAGAGATGGAAAGGCGttcccaaaaaccttctcagTTAACTAAAAAGTAGCCCATGGCTACCTGTCAGAATGATATGATTAATGGTATCtgtccagtggccatttgtttagCAAACTGCAATCATATGAGTGCTACAGCAACACTGCTTAACCTCTGTGGGATACGtggggacgctagcgtcccacctgggattcaaataaa is a window from the Oncorhynchus keta strain PuntledgeMale-10-30-2019 chromosome 35, Oket_V2, whole genome shotgun sequence genome containing:
- the LOC118368591 gene encoding transcriptional repressor protein YY1 — protein: MASCDTLYIETDGSEMPAEIVELHEIEVETIETTVVGEDDDEQPMIALQPLDSDDPHSMHHHHQEVILVQTREEVVGEDDSDMHGDDDYEDQILIPVPVPAAEEEYIEQTLVTVAGKSSGRMKKGGSVRRNKKSYLGAPEASGRKWEQKQVQIKTLEGEFSVTMWASDDKKEIDHDTMVEEHVIGESSPPDYSEYMTGKKLPPGGIPGIDLSDPKQLAEFARMKPRKIKEDDSPRTIACPHKGCTKMFRDNSAMRKHLHTHGPRVHVCAECGKAFVESSKLKRHQLVHTGEKPFQCTFEGCGKRFSLDFNLRTHVRIHTGDRPYVCPFDGCNKKFAQSTNLKSHILTHAKAKNNQ